In a genomic window of Pelodiscus sinensis isolate JC-2024 chromosome 32, ASM4963464v1, whole genome shotgun sequence:
- the LOC112544592 gene encoding butyrophilin subfamily 1 member A1-like has product MRGTRRPWAGAALLSAVFLLHGQAVAAVSFQVLAPADPLYAPLGGSVVLPCQLSPALSARAMQVTWSRPRQGQDVHEYWLDGHEEQGPAYRGRTELLRDGIQQGRLALRIWNLTLPDEGPYLCDIRSNATRRSGTVTLHLTRAGSDPHLHVREQEHEGVSVTCLSAGWYPEPDMLWRNSHEEIQTVYSAEKRLTEDGFFNLSSSVVLTAGSDPALSCMVKPGAPGPEKVSAILISDVFFPSVSPWRVPLFVILAFWVGALSLAAFLVLRLCRAKGAVNATLDKNRGRPSWKGAFLRAANVTLDPRTAHPCLELSPDGKALSNTGPRPALHDAPGRFDVYACVLGAEGYTAGTHFWDVQVPGAGGWALGVTRASAGRKGRVPFSPEHGTWAIQLSMGEYRALSAEWVPLAPPRRPGKIRVYLDYEGGVVAFYDAETTAPLHAFSASFHGPILPFFWVWSVGTSLRLCH; this is encoded by the exons ATGCGGGGAACCCGGCGCCCCTGGGCCGGTGCGGCCCTGCTCTCGGCCGTCTTCCTCCTGCACGGTCAGGCGGTAGCAGCCG TGAGTTTCCAGGTGCTGGCTCCTGCCGACCCCCTCTACGCCCCGCTGGGGGGCTCCGTGgtgctgccctgccagctctCCCCGGCGCTCAGCGCCCGGGCCATGCAGGTGACATGGAGCCGGCCCCGGCAGGGCCAGGACGTGCACGAGTACTGGCTGGACGGGCACGAGGAGCAGGGCCCCGCCTACCGGGGCCGGACGGAGCTGCTGCGGGACGGGATACAGCAGGGCCGCCTGGCCCTCCGGATCTGGAACCTCACCCTGCCGGACGAGGGGCCCTACCTCTGCGACATCCGGTCCAACGCCACCCGGCGCAGTGGCACCGTGACGCTCCATCTGACGC GCGCCGGTTCGGACCCTCACCTCCATGTCAGGGAGCAGGAGCACGAGGGGGTCTCGGTCACGTGTCTCTCGGCGGGGTGGTACCCGGAGCCAGACATGCTCTGGAGAAACAGCCACGAGGAGATCCAGACGGTATACTCGGCCGAAAAACGGCTCACCGAGGACGGGTTCTTCAACCTCTCCAGTTCCGTGGTGCTGACGGCCGGCTCGGACCCGGCGCTGAGCTGCATGGTGAAACCCGGCGCCCCCGGACCGGAGAAAGTCTCGGCCATTCTCATCTCTG ATGTTTTCTTCCCCAGTGTTTCCCCTTGGCGGGTGCCCCTCTTCGTGATCCTGGCCTTTTGGGTCGGCGCGCTCAGCCTGGCCGCCTTCCTCGTCCTGCGGCTTTGCCGAGCAAAAG GGGCCGTGAACGCCACGCTGG ACAAAAACCGCGGCCGACCAA GTTGGAAAGGCGCCTTTCTCCGAGCCG CAAATGTGACCCTGGACCCCAGGACGGCTCACCCCTGCCTGGAGCTGTCTCCGGACGGGAAGGCCCTGAGTAACACGGGTCCCAGACCCGCGCTGCATGACGCCCCCGGCCGCTTCGACGTCTACGCCTGCGTGCTGGGCGCCGAGGGCTACACGGCGGGGACCCACTTCTGGGACGTGCAGGTCCCCGGCgccgggggctgggctctgggcgtCACCCGGGCGTCCGCCGGCCGCAAGGGACGGGTCCCATTCAGCCCCGAGCACGGCACCTGGGCCATCCAGCTCTCCATGGGCGAGTACCGGGCGCTGAGCGCCGAGTGGGTCCCGCTGGCCCCGCCCCGGCGCCCCGGCAAGATCCGCGTGTACCTGGACTACGAAGGCGGGGTGGTGGCTTTCTACGATGCCGAGACCACGGCCCCTCTCCACGCCTTCTCCGCCTCCTTCCACGGGCCCATCCTCCCCTTCTTCTGGGTCTGGTCCGTGGGGACCTCCCTGCGGCTGTGCCACTGA